The nucleotide window CAACGGCATCAACGGCAACGACAATAACGACTTCCGCGTAATCGTCGAGTACCCACTGAGCATCTTGTAATTCAGTGCTGAGTCGATAGCTATACCGCAACAAAACAAAACCGCTCACCTGATCCAGGTGAGCGGTTTTTTATGCGCCCGATAAAACAACCTGGCGCAACTTCATAAATAGCAAGCTAACTAAATAAAACCTGATCCAATCGACAAGTTATATCTGCGTTTGTTATCTCGCCGTCTCTTCCTGAACAACCCGAATCACCCGCTGCGGAAACGGAATATCAATCCCCGCATCTTTCAAGCGATCCCGCGCCTGTTCATTGAACATGAACATGACACTCCAGTAATCCGCAGTCTTGACCCACACCCGCAACGACACCGTGATCGAACTGTCACCCAGAGTGGAAATCACCGCTTCGGGCGCCGGATCGGCCAGCACGCGCTCATCCTTGGCCAGATTCAACAAGACTTCGCGCGCTTTCTGCAGGTCAGCCTGATAATCCACCCCCACATCGAACACTACCTTGCGGGTCGGCTGACGATTGGTGTTGGTGATAATGCCGTTCGACAGGTTGCCGTTAGGTACGATCACCGTCTTGTTGTCACCGGTGCGCAACACGGTATGGAAGATCTGGATGCTGTCGACCGTGCCGGCGATACCTTGGGCTTCGATCCAGTCGCCAATACGGAACGGGCGGAACAGCAGGATCAGCACGCCACCGGCGAAATTTGCCAGGCTACCCTGCAACGCCAGGCCGATTGCCAGGCCTGCCGCACCGATGGCGGCGACGAACGAGGTGGTTTCCACGCCGATCATCGACGCGACGCTGACCACCAGCAATATCTTCAGGATGACATTGGCGAGGGTACTGATGAACCCTTGCAGTGCCAGGTCGGCATTACGCAGGGCCAGTAGCGCGCCCAGTTTGTGTGTAACCTTGTTGATCAACCACCAGCCGATGGCCAGGGTGATGACCGCCAGCAGCACACGGCTGCCGTACTCCATGACCATCGGTATCGCGGCCTGGGAGGTTTTGATCAGATGATCCACTTCTGTATTCAAGTCCATTCGACTCTCCTTTATTACCATAAACACGAATGTGGCGAGGAAGCCTGCTCCCTCACCACCCTATTCCTGAACAGCCTGACGTCCTGTCAGTCGCGGAAGTTATTGAACTGCAGCGGCATGCCGAATTCTTTGGCGCGCAGTGCCGCGATGGCTTCCTGCAAGTCGTCGCGCTTCTTGCCGGTGACCCGCACCTGCTCGCCCTGGATGGCGGCCTGCACCTTGAGCTTGGCATCCTTGATGTGAGCGACAATCTTCTTTGCCAGCTCCTTGTCGATGCCTTCCTTGAGCACGGCTTCCTGCTTCATCACCTTGCCCGAGGCATAGGCATCCTTGATCTCAAGGCATTGCACGTCGATCTTGCGCTTGACCAGCGCAAGCTTGAGGATCTCGATCATCGCCTCGAGCTGGAACTCGGCTTCGGCGGTCAGGTTGACGGTCAGGTCCTTTTCCTTGAACTCGAAGCTGCCCTTGCCCTTGAGGTCATAACGACGATCGAGTTCCTTGATGGCGTTTTCAACCGCGTTGGTGGCTTCGTGCTTGTCCAGTTCGGATACCACGTCGAATGACGGCATGTAGAGTTCTCCAATAAAAAAGGCGCCCCGGTAATAAAGGCGCGCGCTTGGCTTGTGGTTAAAATCGCGCTCATTATAACGAGTCTTTTCCAGCCGATACCGTGAGCCCCCAAGATGCCCCTACCAAACCGAGTAAAAAGCTGATGTCCACCACCTGGCATGTCCTGGGGGCCGGCAGTCTCGGCACATTATGGGCAGCGCGCCTGGCCCGGGCCGGTCTGCCGGTGCGGCTGGTGCTGCGCAATGAAGGTCGGTTCCAGGCTTATCGGAGCGCTGGCGGCCTGACATTGGTGGAACAGGGCCAGTCGCAGTGCTACCCGGTGCCGGGCGAAACTGCTGACGCTCCCGAGCCGATCAGGCGCTTGCTGCTGGCTTGCAAGGCCTATGACGCGGAAGCGGCGGTGGCCTCGGTAGCCCATCGCCTGGACGCCGAGTCGGAACTGATCCTGCTGCAGAATGGCCTCGGCAGCCAGGACGCGGTGGCGAACCGCGTCCCCCAGGCTCGTTGCATCAGCGCCTCCAGCACCGAAGGCGCGTTCCGCGACGGAGACTGGCGCGTAGTGTTCGCCGGTCACGGCTACACCTGGCTGGGTGACCCCGCCCATCCCGTGGCGCCGTTCTGGCTGGACGACCTGAGCGCCGCCGGCATCCCCCACGAATGGAGCGCGGACATTCTCACCCGGCTCTGGCGAAAACTGGCCCTCAACTGCGCGATCAACCCGCTGACCGTGCTCTATCACTGCAAGAATGGCGGCCTGCAGGAGCATCGTTGCGAAGTGGCAACCCTGTGCGCGGAGCTCACCGACCTGCTTGAACGCTGCGGCCAGCCCGCGGCGGCCGAAGACTTGCAGCCGGAAGTCGAACGGGTGATCCAGGCCACTGCTGCCAATTACTCCTCGATGCACCAGGATGTTGCCAACCGGCGCCGCACCGAAATCAGCTATCTGCTCGGCCACGCCTGCAAGGTCGCCCGGCGGCACGAGCTGGCGGTACCGCATCTGGAACAGTTGCGCCAGCGCCTGATCGGTCACTTGAACAACCTCGGATTGCCCAGCGACTGAGCAGCGGCTACGCTGGCCTCGTGTTCCTTTTCAGCGACGAATCTGATGCCATTGCGCCAGCGCCTTGAAAACCTGCCGGTCGGCCAGAAACTGTTGGCCGCCCTGCTGGTGTTGTTGACCACTGTCCTGCTGGTCGCCAACCTGACCTTTATCAGCGCCGCCTACTACATTTCCCAGGAAAGCATGGCCCCCCAGGCCCTGCAAACCATCGGCCGGCTGATCGCCAACCCGAGCCTGATCTCCGATGCCCTGCAATCGCCGCAAGACGCCAAGCGCCTGCTCGACGAACTCAACAGCTACGCCCCGCTGCGGGCGGCGGCGCTGTATGACGGCGAGGGCGAACGCCTGGCGCAGCTGCAACAAGGTGAGAAGCTCAAGCTGCCGGATCATTTCCGCAACGTGCAAGCCTGGCAGGCCGGTGAATTCCGCAGTAACCAGGTCATCACCCTGCCCCGCCCCGGTACCGCGCCGGGCCACCTGCTGCTGGTCGCCAGCAGTGAGCTGCCCACGGCGTTCTACACCGGCACCCTGACCGCCAGCCTCGGCATCCTGATTTTCAGCGTGCTGCTATGGCTGGTCATTGCCCAGCAGATCAAACGCCTGATCACCCGGCCGATTCATCAGTTGGAAGAACTGTCGCGCCAGGTCACCCGGGAAGAAAACTATTCGCTGCGCGCCGCCCGTGGCAACCACGACGAAATCGGTAGCCTGGCCGAAGCCTTCAACACCATGCTGTCACGGATCGAAGCCCGGGAGCAGCAGCTCAAGCGCGCCCGGGACGACTCCCAGGCGGCCTATGACCAGGCCCAGGGCCTGGCGGAAGAAACCCGGCACACCAACCGCAAGCTGGAGCTCGAAGTCCAGGTGCGCAGCAAGATCGAGAAAAAGCTCACCGGCTTCCAGAACTACCTCAACAGCATCATCGACTCCATGCCGTCGGCCCTGATTGCCCTCGACGAACAGCTTTATGTCACCCAATGGAACCAGGAGGCCAGCGCCCTTTCCGGCACCCGGCTGGACGAGGCACTGAACCAGCCGATCTTCCTCGCGTTCGAACCCCTCAAGCCTTACCTGCCGCAGCTCAAGCAAACGGTCGAGCAGCACACGGTGGCCAAGATCGAACGCGTCACCTGGACCAAAGACGATGAAGCCCGGCACTACGCCCTGACCTTCTACCCGCTGATGGGTGGCGCGGGACGCGGGGTGGTGATCCGGATCGACGACATCACCCAGCGCCTGTCGCTGGAAGAAATGATGGTGCAGTCGGAAAAGATGCTCTCGGTCGGTGGCCTCGCGGCGGGCATGGCCCATGAGATCAACAACCCGCTGGGGGCCATCCTGCACAACGTGCAGAACATCCGCCGCCGCCTGTCACCGGAACTGCCCAAGAACCTCGAACAGGCCGAACAACTGGGTATCGAACTGCAGGTGGTCAATCAGTACCTCCAGAGCCGGGACATCCCGCAGTTGCTCGATGGCATCCAGCAGGCCGGCGCCCGGGCGGCGAAAATTGTCACCCACATGCTCAGTTTCAGCCGCCGCAGCACACGACAGATGGCACCCTGCGACCTGCCGGCCCTGATCGACCAGGCGGTGGAAATCGCCGGCAACGACTTCGACCTGGCAATCGGTTTCGACTTCAAGGGCCAGGCGATCATCCGTCAATTCGACCCGAACCTGGGCCCGGTACCCGGCACGGCCAACGAACTGGAGCAGGTGCTGCTCAACCTGTTGAAGAATGCCGCCCAGGCCATCCACCAACGCCAGGACGACAGTGAACCCGGGCGCATTATCCTGCGCACGCGGCTGAACCCGCCCTGGGCGGAAATCCAGGTGGAGGACAACGGCATCGGCATGAGCGAGAACGTGCGCAAACGCACTTTCGAGCCCTTCTTCACCACCAAGGAAATCGGCCAGGGCACGGGCCTGGGGCTGTCGGTGTCGTACTTCATCATCACCAACAACCACAAGGGCCAGATGGAAGTGCAGTCAGCGCCGGGCCAAGGCACCTGCTTCACCTTGCGCCTGCCCCTGGCGGGCATTTCGATGATGCCCCAAGAACACAAGCAACTGGAGCGCTGAGCATGGGCTTTCGCCTGTCGAAGATTTACACCCGCACCGGCGACAAGGGTGAAACCGGGTTGGGCGATGGTCGTCGCGTGGCGAAGGACCACCCACGGGTCGAGGCCATCGGTGAAGTGGATGGCCTGAACAGCCAACTGGGCTTGCTGCTGGCGGGGCTCAGCGACGAGGCGAGCCGATACCCGGCGCTAAGGGAGATCATCGAAGTGTTGGCGCCCTGTCAGCACCGGTTGTTCGACCTGGGCGGCGAACTGGCGATGCCGGCTTATCAGGCACTGACCACGGCGGAAGTCGAGCGACTGGAAGCGGCGATCGATCTGTGGAACGAAGAGCTGGGGCCGCTGGAAAACTTCATCCTGCCCGGTGGCTCGACCCTGGTAGCCCAGGCCCACGTCTGCCGCAGCCTGGCCCGTGGCGCCGAACGCCGTTGCCAGCAGTTGAACGCCGTCGAGCCGCTGGCCGGGCCGGGGCTGGCCTACATCAATCGGTTATCGGATCTGTTGTTCGTGGCGGCGCGGGTGATTGCCCGGCGGCAGGGTGTGGCGGAGGTGCTCTGGGTGGCGGCGGCCAAGCCTGGGGGGTGATTCGTCGTCCGTGAGGACGCCATCGCGAGCAGGCTCGCTCCCACAGGGATACGGCGATCAAGTGTGGGAGCGAGCCTGCTCGCGATGGCGCCAGCGGTTACACCACAGAATCAAGCCTCTGGCCAAAACGCCCGAATCCCCGCCACACCCTGCGCGCCGGCCTCCCAGGCCTTCTGCCGCTCGGTAGGCCCCACCCCGCCCAACAGATACACCGGACGGTTGAAGCCCTCGATCAGTCGCGCAGCCTCTGCCCAACCCAATGGCTGGGCCTCGGGATGGGTCTGGGTCGGTTGTACGGGCGAGAGCGTCACGAAGTCCACGTCCATCTGCTGCGCCAGGGACAGTTCCTCGGCGTTATGACAGGAAGCGGCCAGCCAACGGTCCTTGCCGAAGGGGCGACCGGCCGCCGCATGCTTGCGCAGTTGCGCGGCGGTGACGTGCCAACCGGCGGAGGGAAAGTCCCCCAGCCATTCGAAAGGCCCCTTGAGCATCAACTGGGCCTTGCCGGCACACAATCCCGCCGCATCCACCGCCAGATCACGGTATTGCGGATCGTAGCCATTGGGCGCCCGCAGCTGGAGCAGCTTGATCCCACCGGCGATAGCCTTCTGCATTCCGCGCAACAGGGCCGGTGTTTCAAGGCCTTCCGGGGTGATCAGGTATTCGCCGGGCAAGCGAGCCGCCGCCACGATCGGCTGGTTGGCTGCGGGAAACTCATGGTTGGTCAGATCGCGAGCCGTGACCCAGGCCAACGGTTGCCCTTCGGCACCATGAGGTTCGCCGGAGAACGCCGAGACTTCCCAGACATCCAGCAAGACCTGTTTGTCCGGGTAATCGTGACGCACTTTGATCAATGGCCGGGCAGCCTCGACCACAATCCCCAACTCCTCATGAAGCTCCCGAGCCAGGGCCGTCTCGACAGACTCGTCCGCTTCAACCTTGCCGCCGGGAAACTCCCAAAGGCCGCCCTGGTGCTGAGTGTCGGCACGCCGGGCGATCAGGATCTTGCCGGCGGCGTCGCGAATGACCGCCGCCGCTACATGTACTCGTTTCACCGCGCTGTTTCCTCCAGGCCGGCTTGTTGCCACGCCTTGAACGCCGGCCATTGGTAAAGGGTTTCAACATAGGCCGCATCGACCTCCGGCAGTTCCACCTGATAGGTACGCAGGCGCACGGCGACCGGCGCGAAATACGCGTCCGCCAGGCTCAAGGTGCCAAACAGGTATGGGCCGGCTTCGGTCGCCACGGCACGGCACTCGGCCCACAGCGCCAACATCCGCTCGATTTCCGCCTGGACATCGGCCGGCACGGGCGACAACGGCGCGTCGTGGGTCAGGTCAAATGGCATGTTGCTACGGAGCGCGAAGAAACCACTGTGCATTTGCGCACAAGCCGAACGCGCCTGGGCCCGGGCGGCCACAGCCTTGGGCCATAGGCCGGCATTGGGAAACCGTTCGGCCAGGTATTCGGCAATCGCCAGGGAATCGGCGACAACCCCCGTTTCGGTCTGGAGCAGCGGGACCTTGGCGGTGGCTGAATACTTGAGCAGTTTCTCCCGGGTGTCGGGTTGAAAGAGCCTGACCAGCTCTTCGGTGTACTTCGCGCCGGTCAAGTCCAGGGCCAGCGCGGCGCGCAGGGACCAGGAGGATATTCTCTTGTCGCCGATGATCAGGTGCAGGCTCATGTCTGGGTCCTTTCTTATGGCTATTCAGAAATATTGCAGTCTGTTCCGACGCCATCGCGAGCAGGCTCGCTCCCACAAGGAGATCTGCAGGCTGGCACAAGCCTGTTTCCAGCATAAATCCCTGTGGGGAGCGAGCCTGCTCGCGATAGGCACAACTCGGTCCCGAGCCTTGTTAAGTCCGGTACTCGGCGTTGATCTTCACATACTCATGGGACAGATCGGTGGTCCAGATCGTCTCGCTGCAATCACCGCGCCCCAGTTCGATGCGGATGGTGATTTCTTCCTGTTGCATCACCGCCGCCCCCTGGGCCTCGGTGTAGGTCGCGGCGCGGGCGCCTTGGCTTGCGATGCAGACTTCGCCGAGGAACACATCGATCTTGCTCACGTCCAGGTCCGGCACGCCGGCACGGCCGACAGCCGCAAGGATCCGTCCCCAGTTCGGGTCGGAGGCGAACAGCGCGGTCTTGATCAGCGGCGAATGCGCCACGGTGTAACCGACATCCAGGCATTCCTGATGATTGCCACCACCGTTGACCTGCACGGTCACGAATTTGGTTGCGCCTTCGCCGTCACGGACGATGGCCTGGGCCACTTCCATGCACACCTCGAACACCGCCTGCTTCAGGGCCGCGAACAGCGGGCCGCTGGCTTCGGTGATTTCCGGCAGGTTGACCTTGCCGGTGGCGATCAGCATGCAGCAGTCGTTGGTCGACGTATCGCCGTCGATGGTAATGCGGTTGAACGACTTGTTGGCGCCGTCGAGCATCAGGTCCTGCAGCACCTGGCGGGAGACTTTGGCATCGGTCGCGATGTAGCCGAGCATGGTCGCCATGTTCGGGCGGATCATGCCGGCGCCCTTGCTGATGCCGGTGACGGTGACCGTCACGCCGTCGTGCTGGAACTGACGGCTCGCGCCCTTGGGCAAGGTGTCGGTGGTCATGATGCCGGTGGCGGCGGCGGCCCAGTTGTTTTCCGACAGGTCATCGAGGGCGGCCTGCAGCGCGCCTTCGATCTTCTCGACCGGCAGCGGCTCACCGATCACACCCGTGGAGTACGGCAGCACCTGGGCGGCCTCGACACCGGTCAGCTCGGCCAGCTTGGCACAGGTGCGCTCGGCGGCGGCCAGGCCCGGCGCACCGGTGCCGGCATTGGCGTTACCGGTGTTGGTCAGCAGGTAGCGCACCGGCCCCTGGACACGTTGCTTGGCCAGGATGACCGGTGCGGCACAAAAGGCGTTGAGGGTGAACACGCCGGCAACCGTCGAGCCTTCGGCGCAACGCATGACCACCACATCCTTGCGCCCGGGGCGCTTGATGCCCGCCGAGGCGATACCGAGTTCAAAACCGGCAACCGGGTGCAACGTTGGCAACGGACCAAGACCAACAGCCATGAATGCGCTCCTCAATAAATGTATGTCTGAATCAAATGGCAAAACGCCGCGACAGAGGTGGCCTGTCGCGGCGCGGGTCGTTCAGCGTTTGAGACGGGCGTTATTGGATCTGCCCGTGGCAATGCTTGTATTTCTTGCCCGAACCGCAATAGCACAGCTCGTTACGGCCCAGCTTCTGCTCGTTGCGCACCGGCGCGGTCGCCAGGGCTACATCCACATCGACACCCTCTTCCTGGGCCTGGGACACTTCCAGACCCGGGGCTTCGGCGTGTTCGAACTGCATGCGCGCGGCCAGGGCCTCGGCTTCCTGACGCAGTCGGGCTTCCTCTTCGGCCGGGTCTTCGCGACGGACCTGAACGTGGGACAGCACACGGATCGAGTCGCGCTTGATGGAATCCAGCAGCTCGGAGAACAAGGTGAAGGATTCACGCTTGTATTCCTGCTTCGGGTTCTTCTGGGCATAACCGCGCAGATGGATACCGTGGCGCAGGTGATCCATGGTCGACAGGTGGTCTTTCCACAGGTCGTCCAGTACCCGCAACACGATCTGCTTCTCGAAGGAGCGCAGCGCTTCGGCGCCGGCCTGGTCTTCTTTCTCGTTATACGCGGCAATCAGTTCGGCCAGCAGCTTCTCGCGCAGGGTCTCTTCGTACAGATGGTCGTCTTCGTCGAGCCACTGCTGGATCGGCAACGACACGCCAAAGTCGCTGCGCAATGCAGCTTCCAGGCCGGCGATGTCCCACTGCTCCGGCAGCGACTGCGGCGGAATGTGGGCGCTGACGGTTGCGTCGAGCACTTCCTGGCGGAAGTCGGCGATGGTGTCACCGATGTTGTCGGCGGCCAACAAACTGTTACGCATGTGATAGATCACTTTACGCTGTTCGTTGTTGACGTCGTCGAACTCGAGCAGTTGCTTGCGGATATCGAAGTTGCGTCCTTCGACCTTGCGCTGGGCCTTCTCGATGGCGTTCGTCACCATGCGGTGTTCGATCGCTTCGCCAGGCTGCATGCCCAGGGCCTTCATGAAGTTCTTCACCCGGTCAGAGGCGAAGATGCGCATCAGGCTGTCTTCCAGGGACAGGTAGAAGCGGCTGGAACCGGCGTCACCCTGGCGACCGGCACGGCCACGCAACTGGTTGTCGATACGGCGCGATTCATGGCGCTCGGAAGCGATCACCTGCAAGCCACCGGACTCGAGCACCTGCTGGTGACGCTTCTGCCAGTCGGCCTTGATCTGTGCGATCTGCTCGGGCGTCGGGTTTTCCAGGGAGGCGACTTCCACTTCCCAGTTGCCGCCCAGCAGAATGTCGGTACCGCGACCGGCCATGTTGGTGGCGATGGTCAGCGCACCCGGGCGACCGGCCTGGGCGATGATCTCGGCTTCCTTCTCGTGGAACTTGGCGTTGAGGACCTTGTGCTCGATGCCTTCCTTGTTGAGCAATGCGGACATGTGCTCGGAGGTTTCGATGGTGGCGGTACCCACCAGGATCGGACGACCCTGGGCCATGCCGTCCTTGATGTCGTTGATGATCGCCGCGTACTTCTCTTCGGCGGTCAGGAACACCAGGTCGTTGTAGTCTTTACGCGCCAGCGGCTTGTTCGTCGGAATCACCACCACTTGCAGGCCGTAGATCTGGTGGAACTCGAACGCTTCGGTGTCGGCGGTACCGGTCATGCCGGACAGCTTGTTGTACAAGCGGAAGTAGTTCTGGAAGGTGGTCGAGGCCAGTGTCTGGCTCTCGGCCTGGATGTTCAGGCCTTCCTTGGCTTCGATGGCCTGGTGCAGGCCTTCGGACAGGCGACGGCCCGGCATGGTACGACCGGTGTGCTCGTCGACCAGCACGACCTGTCCGTCCTGCACGATGTATTCGACGTTGCGATGGAACAGCTTGTGGGCACGCAAGCCGGCATAGACGTGGGTCAGCAGGCCCAGGTTATGGGCCGAATACAGGCTTTCGCCTTCGGCCAGCAGGCCGACGCGGGTCAGCATTTCCTCGATGTATTGGTGCCCGGCTTCGTTGAGCTCGACCTGGCGGGTCTTCTCGTCAACGGTGAAGTGCCCCTCCTGGGTCACTTCGCCCTCGACTTCCTCGACGTGAAGCTTGAGCTGCGGGATCAGTTTGTTGATCTCCATGTACAGCTTGGAGCTGTCCTCGGCCTGACCGGAAATGATCAGCGGGGTACGGGCTTCGTCGATGAGGATGGAGTCGACTTCGTCGATGACCGCGAAATTGAGTTCACGCTGGAATTTTTCTTCCAGGCTGAACGCCATGTTGTCGCGCAGGTAGTCGAAACCGAATTCGTTGTTGGTGCCGTAGGTGATGTCGGCGGCGTAGGCGGCACGCTTCTCTTCCGGCGGCTGGAATGGCGTGACCACGCCGACGGTCAGCCCGAGGAATTCGTAGAGCGGGCGCATCCAGTTGGCGTCGCGGCGGGCCAGGTAGTCGTTGACCGTCACCACGTGCACGCCCTTGCCGGACAGCGCGTTGAGGTAGACGCCCAGGGTCGCCACCAGGGTTTTACCCTCACCGGTGCGCATTTCGGCGATCTTGCCTTCGTGCAAGGTCATGCCGCCGATCAACTGGACGTCGAAGTGACGCATGCCCATGACCCGCTTGCCGGCTTCGCGGGCAACCGCAAAGGCTTCGGGCAGCAGTTGGTCGAGGGTTTCCCCCTTGGCGATGCGGTCCTTGAATTCGGCAGTCTTGGCGCGTAACTGATCGTCCGAAAGGGCCACCATTTGCTCTTCGAAGGCATTGACGATCTGTACCGTCTTGAGCATGCGCTTGACTTCACGCTCGTTCTTGCTTCCAAAGAGTTTCTTTAACAAAGGCGCAAACATATCGGCAGGATCTTCCACACTAAAGGGATGGAGGGCGGCCCCGTGAGTCGCCCGTGCAGCCCTCATGGCCGCATGCGAACGAGCATTCTACCCGGAAACGATGGTGAGGAAAGTGGCGTTATCCACGATGCTGGCACAGCGCTGTGACGGGGCCTTCCTAAAATAAGGGCTTTTACGCGAAGTTCAACCCAAAAACTGCATAAGTTCCTACTGTTTGTATGAGTAAGCGGCCATTGGCCGAGGCGTACCTGGCGCTTTCTGCTACCATGGCGCCTCTGTCACTCGCGGTATTCGTTCATGGCCTTCCGCCCTCTCCCAGCCAAGGCTCCCGCCGTTCTGTTGCGCGAAGCCAAACCGCTGAAAGCCATCTTCGGCCACGCCAAGCGCCTGGGCCACTTGCAACGCCTGCTGGACAGCCAGTTGCAGCCCGCCGCCCGCGAACACTGCCACGTGGCGTCCTGGCGTGAAGGCAGTTTGCTGTTGATCGTCACGGACGGTCACTGGGCCACGCGCCTTCGCTATCAGCAGAAACGCCTGCTACGTCAATTGCAGGCATTCGAGGAGTTTGCCAGCCTGACGCGGATACTCTTCAAGGTGCAGCCACCCACCGTACAGGCCGGGGCCAAGGGGCATACCCTGGACCTGTCCACCGACGCCGCCGAAACCATCCAGGCCACCGCGGACGGCATCAGCGACCCGAGCCTGCGCGCCGCGCTGGAGCGGTTGGCCGCCCATGCCAGGGCCAAGCCCTGAAGTTGCGAGTTGCCTGACCGGCCGCCATCGCGAGCAGGCTCGCTCCCACAGAGGATCTGGGGCTGGATGCAGACTTGTGCCAACTGAAGATCCCAGTGTGGGAGGCGAGCCTGCTCGCGAAAGGGCCCTTGAGTGCGCTAGATCCGGAAACTGCCTACCAATTGTTTGAGCCGCGCCGCCTGCCGTTCAAGATCGGAACAGGCGCGCAAGGTGGATTGCAGGTTTTCCACACCTTCCTGGTTCAGGGTGTTGATCTCGGTGATGTCCACGTTGATCGATTCCACCACGGCCGTCTGTTCCTCGGTCGCCGTGGCCACCGACTGGTTCATGCCGTCGATTTCACCGATGCGCAGGGTCACGCTGTTCAGGCGTTCGCCGGCCTGGTTGGCGATCTCCACGCTCTCCTGGCTGTGGCGCTGGCTGTCATTCATGGTCGTGACCGACGCCCGCGCGCCGACCTGCAATTCCTCGATCATGGTCTGCACCTGTTGCGCCGACTCCTGAGTGCGATGGGCCAGGTTGCGCACCTCATCGGCCACCACGGCAAAACCGCGCCCGGCCTCACCGGCCCGGGCGGCTTCGATCGCTGCGTTGAGGGCCAGCAGGTTGGTCTGTTGGGAAATGCTGGTGATCACTTCCAGGATCTGGCCGATGTTCACGGTCTTGCTATTGAGCGATTCGATGTTGCTGCTTGAGGTGCTCAGTAGGTCGGACAGCCGGTTCATCGCGGCAATGCTGCGGTCCACCACTTGCTGGCCGTCTTCCGCCAGGCCCCGGGCATCGCTGGCCTGATGGGAGGCCTGGGCGGCGTTGCGGGCGATTTCCTGGGCGGCGGCACCCAGTTGGTTGATGGCTGCGGCGACGCTGTTGGTCCGGCTGGACTGTTCGTCGGAGTTGACCATTGACGAGTTCGAGGCGCTCACCACGCGCAAGGCGACTTCGTTGACGTGCTCGGTGGCGGAAGACACTTCGCGGATCGACCCGTGGATCCGCTCCACGAAGCGGTTGAACGCGGTGCCCAGGATGCCGAATTCGTCCTGGTTCTGGATCGTCAGGCGTTTGGTCAGGTCACCCTCGCCGTCGGCGATGTCCTCCATGGCCCGGGTCATGACATGCAATGGCTGGATCAAGAGACGAATCAGCATGCTCAGCAGCGCGATGATGAAGACCACGGCAATGACGGTGGCGATCACCGCCGAGGTTCGGAAATTGCTGAGCATCGAGTAGGCCTGATCCTTGTCGACCGACACCGCGACGTACCAGTTCACCGAGGGCAGGCCCTTGATCGGCGTGAAGGTGACGATGCGCGTATGGCCGTCGACCTCGACTTCGCTGATCTGGTCGCTGATTTTCGGTGTGTTTTGCGGATAGGCATCGGTCAGCGTCTTCATGACCAGGGCTTTGTCGGGGTGTACCAGGATCTTGCCATCGGCGCTGACCAGGTAGGCGTAACCCATGCCGTCGAAATCCACGGTCTTGAGGTTGTCGATGATGGTTT belongs to Pseudomonas sp. B21-028 and includes:
- a CDS encoding mechanosensitive ion channel family protein — protein: MDLNTEVDHLIKTSQAAIPMVMEYGSRVLLAVITLAIGWWLINKVTHKLGALLALRNADLALQGFISTLANVILKILLVVSVASMIGVETTSFVAAIGAAGLAIGLALQGSLANFAGGVLILLFRPFRIGDWIEAQGIAGTVDSIQIFHTVLRTGDNKTVIVPNGNLSNGIITNTNRQPTRKVVFDVGVDYQADLQKAREVLLNLAKDERVLADPAPEAVISTLGDSSITVSLRVWVKTADYWSVMFMFNEQARDRLKDAGIDIPFPQRVIRVVQEETAR
- a CDS encoding YajQ family cyclic di-GMP-binding protein yields the protein MPSFDVVSELDKHEATNAVENAIKELDRRYDLKGKGSFEFKEKDLTVNLTAEAEFQLEAMIEILKLALVKRKIDVQCLEIKDAYASGKVMKQEAVLKEGIDKELAKKIVAHIKDAKLKVQAAIQGEQVRVTGKKRDDLQEAIAALRAKEFGMPLQFNNFRD
- a CDS encoding putative 2-dehydropantoate 2-reductase, giving the protein MSTTWHVLGAGSLGTLWAARLARAGLPVRLVLRNEGRFQAYRSAGGLTLVEQGQSQCYPVPGETADAPEPIRRLLLACKAYDAEAAVASVAHRLDAESELILLQNGLGSQDAVANRVPQARCISASSTEGAFRDGDWRVVFAGHGYTWLGDPAHPVAPFWLDDLSAAGIPHEWSADILTRLWRKLALNCAINPLTVLYHCKNGGLQEHRCEVATLCAELTDLLERCGQPAAAEDLQPEVERVIQATAANYSSMHQDVANRRRTEISYLLGHACKVARRHELAVPHLEQLRQRLIGHLNNLGLPSD
- a CDS encoding ATP-binding protein; its protein translation is MPLRQRLENLPVGQKLLAALLVLLTTVLLVANLTFISAAYYISQESMAPQALQTIGRLIANPSLISDALQSPQDAKRLLDELNSYAPLRAAALYDGEGERLAQLQQGEKLKLPDHFRNVQAWQAGEFRSNQVITLPRPGTAPGHLLLVASSELPTAFYTGTLTASLGILIFSVLLWLVIAQQIKRLITRPIHQLEELSRQVTREENYSLRAARGNHDEIGSLAEAFNTMLSRIEAREQQLKRARDDSQAAYDQAQGLAEETRHTNRKLELEVQVRSKIEKKLTGFQNYLNSIIDSMPSALIALDEQLYVTQWNQEASALSGTRLDEALNQPIFLAFEPLKPYLPQLKQTVEQHTVAKIERVTWTKDDEARHYALTFYPLMGGAGRGVVIRIDDITQRLSLEEMMVQSEKMLSVGGLAAGMAHEINNPLGAILHNVQNIRRRLSPELPKNLEQAEQLGIELQVVNQYLQSRDIPQLLDGIQQAGARAAKIVTHMLSFSRRSTRQMAPCDLPALIDQAVEIAGNDFDLAIGFDFKGQAIIRQFDPNLGPVPGTANELEQVLLNLLKNAAQAIHQRQDDSEPGRIILRTRLNPPWAEIQVEDNGIGMSENVRKRTFEPFFTTKEIGQGTGLGLSVSYFIITNNHKGQMEVQSAPGQGTCFTLRLPLAGISMMPQEHKQLER
- a CDS encoding cob(I)yrinic acid a,c-diamide adenosyltransferase, translated to MGFRLSKIYTRTGDKGETGLGDGRRVAKDHPRVEAIGEVDGLNSQLGLLLAGLSDEASRYPALREIIEVLAPCQHRLFDLGGELAMPAYQALTTAEVERLEAAIDLWNEELGPLENFILPGGSTLVAQAHVCRSLARGAERRCQQLNAVEPLAGPGLAYINRLSDLLFVAARVIARRQGVAEVLWVAAAKPGG
- a CDS encoding Nudix family hydrolase; amino-acid sequence: MKRVHVAAAVIRDAAGKILIARRADTQHQGGLWEFPGGKVEADESVETALARELHEELGIVVEAARPLIKVRHDYPDKQVLLDVWEVSAFSGEPHGAEGQPLAWVTARDLTNHEFPAANQPIVAAARLPGEYLITPEGLETPALLRGMQKAIAGGIKLLQLRAPNGYDPQYRDLAVDAAGLCAGKAQLMLKGPFEWLGDFPSAGWHVTAAQLRKHAAAGRPFGKDRWLAASCHNAEELSLAQQMDVDFVTLSPVQPTQTHPEAQPLGWAEAARLIEGFNRPVYLLGGVGPTERQKAWEAGAQGVAGIRAFWPEA
- a CDS encoding glutathione S-transferase family protein; the encoded protein is MSLHLIIGDKRISSWSLRAALALDLTGAKYTEELVRLFQPDTREKLLKYSATAKVPLLQTETGVVADSLAIAEYLAERFPNAGLWPKAVAARAQARSACAQMHSGFFALRSNMPFDLTHDAPLSPVPADVQAEIERMLALWAECRAVATEAGPYLFGTLSLADAYFAPVAVRLRTYQVELPEVDAAYVETLYQWPAFKAWQQAGLEETAR